Proteins co-encoded in one Neodiprion lecontei isolate iyNeoLeco1 chromosome 3, iyNeoLeco1.1, whole genome shotgun sequence genomic window:
- the LOC107224134 gene encoding ATP synthase membrane subunit K, mitochondrial-like → MLRCSFVVCRNSGTAHTSRAHVNLQDGHCAISRLFRTEKDLSKMSGESNVDESKLTGLSKYFNSQTNTGRANVAKATYATVALIAAYFYLKPKSKK, encoded by the exons ATGCTTCGATGTAGTTTTGTAGTTTGCCGTAACTCGGGGACAGCGCATACGTCGCGTGCTCATGTCAATTTGCAAGACGGCCATTGCGCAATTTCTCGGCTGTTCCGTACGGAGAAAGACTTATCG aaaatgtCTGGAGAATCGAATGTGGATGAATCGAAATTGACTGGCCTgtcgaaatatttcaacagCCAGACAAATACGGGCCGGGCAAAT gTGGCCAAGGCGACGTACGCAACCGTTGCCCTGATAGCTGCTTACTTTTATCTAAAGccaaaaagcaaaaaataa